In Fibrobacter sp., the sequence AGCTTCGATGAGGCTCTTAGCCTTTTCGCTGATAGCGTTAACCTTGACATTGATAGCCTTATCGACAGCACCGAATGCGAGAACCTTGATGGGTTCTTCAACATTGCGAACCATGCCGAGGTCGAACATGACCTTAGCGTCGAATTCGGTTGCGCTTGCAGAAGCGAGCTTCTTCAAGTTAACGATCTGGTATTCGAGACCAGCGTGCTTGAAGCCGCGCTTCGGAATGCGGCGGTGAATCGGCATCTGGCCGCCTTCGAAAGCGACACGACCGGCCTTAGCACTCTTACGAGCGCCAGCAC encodes:
- the rplO gene encoding 50S ribosomal protein L15 — its product is MELNTLNPGKAKVVKRKRIGRGPGSGWGTTAGRGQKGAGARKSAKAGRVAFEGGQMPIHRRIPKRGFKHAGLEYQIVNLKKLASASATEFDAKVMFDLGMVRNVEEPIKVLAFGAVDKAINVKVNAISEKAKSLIEAAGGKVEII